Proteins encoded together in one Shewanella oneidensis MR-1 window:
- a CDS encoding bifunctional helix-turn-helix transcriptional regulator/GNAT family N-acetyltransferase has protein sequence MANDLGSSSQLRQLSRYMVRHLGMLNAAVGDLPLSPVQAHALLEIGNQPQTIKDLANKLSIDKSNASRAIKHLIDKHLAQSQMHPRDSRCLVVQLTPAGKKLLAKLDNQQNQLFKEILAQLTPDQIQHIEQALMQYNQAIHKTKQQSGCIIRVASATDDAAIAQVIRDVSAEYGLTADKGYSVADPTLDCLSQIYSQAGAQYWVVEYEGKVVGGAGIAPLANNAGICELQKMYFMPEIRGKGLAKRLALLALDFARQTGYQSCYLETTAILKEALKLYEHLGFYPLSAPLGNTGHDACEIPMLLPLQPE, from the coding sequence ATGGCAAATGATTTAGGCTCTTCTAGCCAACTCAGGCAGCTCTCCCGCTATATGGTGAGACATTTAGGCATGCTTAACGCAGCGGTAGGTGATTTACCCCTCTCCCCCGTGCAGGCCCATGCCTTGCTTGAGATAGGTAATCAACCACAAACCATTAAGGATCTCGCCAACAAACTCAGCATTGATAAATCCAATGCCAGCCGAGCCATCAAACACTTGATCGATAAGCATCTCGCCCAAAGTCAAATGCACCCACGGGATAGTCGTTGCCTTGTCGTGCAACTGACTCCTGCGGGTAAAAAGCTACTCGCAAAACTCGATAACCAACAAAATCAACTATTTAAAGAAATCTTAGCGCAACTCACCCCTGATCAAATTCAACATATTGAGCAGGCGCTGATGCAGTACAACCAAGCAATACATAAAACCAAACAGCAATCGGGTTGTATTATTCGTGTAGCCTCAGCCACCGATGATGCCGCCATAGCCCAAGTTATCCGCGATGTATCTGCCGAATATGGTTTGACCGCAGATAAAGGCTATAGCGTGGCCGATCCCACCTTAGATTGTTTAAGTCAGATTTATTCGCAAGCGGGTGCTCAATATTGGGTTGTTGAATATGAAGGTAAAGTCGTTGGTGGTGCAGGCATTGCCCCACTTGCCAATAATGCAGGCATTTGTGAACTACAAAAAATGTACTTTATGCCCGAAATCCGCGGTAAAGGCTTAGCTAAACGTTTAGCACTACTCGCTCTCGACTTTGCCCGTCAAACGGGTTACCAAAGCTGCTACTTAGAAACGACTGCGATATTAAAAGAAGCACTCAAGCTCTACGAACACTTAGGTTTTTACCCTCTCAGCGCACCACTAGGAAATACCGGCCACGATGCCTGTGAGATCCCGATGTTATTGCCATTACAGCCTGAATAA
- the yjjX gene encoding inosine/xanthosine triphosphatase yields the protein MQQNIIKVIVGSKNPVKVNAAANAMTLLFPEYQIQTIGMDAPSGVPAQPMTDSDTRQGAINRVNYCQQHAEADYYFAMEGGVDHFEFGPATFAYIAIAHQQRLSIGRGALLPLPRQVYQALEAGEELGHVMDRLFNTVNIKQKGGAIGLLTHGHATRESNYTQALILAMAPFLNPEIYL from the coding sequence ATGCAACAAAACATTATCAAGGTAATCGTCGGGTCGAAAAATCCCGTCAAAGTCAATGCGGCTGCAAATGCGATGACGCTGCTTTTTCCGGAATACCAAATCCAAACAATTGGAATGGATGCCCCCTCTGGCGTGCCCGCACAACCCATGACGGATAGCGATACCCGCCAAGGTGCAATCAATCGCGTTAACTATTGCCAACAACATGCTGAAGCTGATTATTATTTTGCGATGGAAGGCGGCGTCGACCATTTCGAGTTTGGTCCAGCAACCTTTGCTTATATTGCGATAGCTCACCAGCAACGCTTAAGCATTGGCCGCGGCGCACTCTTACCTCTGCCGAGGCAGGTTTATCAGGCACTAGAAGCGGGTGAAGAATTAGGCCATGTGATGGATAGACTGTTTAATACGGTCAACATTAAGCAAAAAGGCGGCGCAATTGGCTTACTCACCCATGGCCATGCCACGCGTGAAAGCAATTATACCCAAGCGCTCATCCTCGCCATGGCGCCGTTTTTAAATCCCGAGATTTACCTGTAA
- a CDS encoding acylase, which produces MKFNKLMIAMGMACGVMLTGCNDSEDSTPPTEPETKLQTFAPNGLLKANIRRTTYGVPHIQADNLESLGFGSGYAQAQDNLCVLADGFIKANSQRSMYFGPHASIDFTTGQPTAEDNGNLISDFAYKALKIRQQAEAKWPQFSERSRALIQGFTAGYNQYLADVEAGKQTAEPFCGGQPWVKPIVPEDVVTYLFSIALLPGAANFLDLIFYANPGDGQEYMPRIVGPAPSQEQTAFVSDMQSKLIARAARITTPETNPRDLGSNGWGLGKDKTENGRGMVLGNPHFPHTGNLRFWQSHITIPGHLDMMGGSLVGMPGPINIGFNKDLAWTHTFSTAEHFVMYNLELVSGDRLQYLFDGKPMPINKETVSIIVNAGPAGMVVAEKDIYTTAKGPMVEAPPTLAPFGWDDGSAFMLQDANMATMDPVDHWLAMNLATNKDEFQQAFKDYDGVIFNNTMYADKEGNAFYIDDSTVPGLSESAVVLLKTSPDIKAAKQKAGFTILPGNTSLFSFSGPNPYERAPKLERSDFVQNSNDSFWSTNLNEPLTYFSPMYGQEAGQLSLRTRMGLTLMQDAAGTDGKFNLQELEAAVLSNRSYLAELVLPALIAQCEAQGSTPVVVSASLSKDLTSACAALKAWNGKQDNDSKGGALLREFAHLFNQKTMLTKGFDPANAATTPNTLATDGSVLVALAQAALNLESAGFALDAPLGEVQFVEKSLPDGTASGVRLPWPGTHNAEGGFNVFSTSLSGDDTLIPQHKYAPLKDVVTGKAMGSGMTAKGYQIRYGSSWMMAVSFTDEGPVARGILTYSQSSNILSPSFTDQSDLYSSSKSFRPLLFKEADIAPAVVSTTELMLQKAQ; this is translated from the coding sequence ATGAAATTCAACAAACTCATGATCGCGATGGGGATGGCCTGCGGCGTTATGCTAACAGGCTGTAACGATAGCGAAGATAGCACTCCACCTACCGAACCTGAAACTAAGCTGCAAACCTTTGCGCCCAATGGGTTGCTAAAAGCCAATATCCGACGAACTACCTACGGTGTACCGCATATCCAAGCCGATAACCTAGAAAGCTTAGGTTTTGGTAGCGGCTATGCGCAGGCGCAGGACAATCTCTGTGTACTCGCCGATGGCTTTATTAAGGCGAATTCCCAGCGCTCAATGTACTTTGGTCCCCATGCGTCGATTGATTTCACCACGGGCCAACCCACAGCAGAGGATAATGGCAACTTAATCTCGGACTTTGCCTATAAAGCCTTAAAGATCCGTCAGCAAGCCGAAGCCAAATGGCCACAGTTTAGCGAACGTTCCCGCGCATTAATCCAAGGTTTTACCGCGGGTTATAACCAATATCTCGCCGATGTGGAAGCGGGTAAGCAAACAGCAGAACCTTTCTGTGGCGGCCAACCTTGGGTGAAGCCCATTGTGCCAGAAGATGTGGTCACTTATCTGTTTTCCATCGCCCTATTACCCGGTGCGGCTAACTTCCTCGATTTAATTTTCTATGCAAACCCAGGGGATGGCCAAGAATATATGCCGCGTATCGTGGGACCTGCGCCGAGCCAAGAGCAGACCGCGTTTGTTAGCGATATGCAGTCTAAATTAATTGCCCGCGCTGCACGTATCACTACGCCGGAGACCAATCCACGGGATTTAGGTTCTAACGGCTGGGGACTCGGTAAAGACAAGACCGAAAATGGCCGCGGTATGGTGCTCGGCAACCCGCATTTCCCGCACACGGGTAACCTGCGTTTCTGGCAATCCCATATCACTATTCCTGGGCATTTAGATATGATGGGTGGCTCGCTGGTGGGGATGCCTGGTCCAATCAATATTGGCTTTAACAAAGACTTAGCTTGGACTCATACCTTCTCTACTGCTGAGCATTTTGTGATGTATAACTTAGAGCTGGTCTCGGGTGACAGATTGCAATATTTGTTTGATGGTAAGCCCATGCCGATCAACAAAGAGACGGTTTCTATCATAGTGAACGCCGGTCCAGCGGGTATGGTCGTGGCTGAAAAAGATATTTACACCACGGCGAAAGGCCCTATGGTCGAAGCGCCACCTACGCTAGCGCCTTTTGGTTGGGATGATGGCAGTGCCTTTATGCTCCAAGACGCCAATATGGCGACAATGGATCCTGTCGATCACTGGCTCGCCATGAACCTAGCGACCAATAAAGATGAATTCCAACAAGCCTTTAAAGACTATGACGGGGTTATTTTCAACAACACTATGTATGCCGATAAAGAGGGGAATGCCTTTTATATCGACGACTCGACAGTACCCGGTTTGTCCGAGTCTGCCGTTGTGCTGTTAAAGACTTCACCCGATATTAAGGCGGCAAAACAGAAAGCAGGCTTTACTATTTTGCCCGGTAATACCTCTTTATTTAGCTTTAGTGGCCCAAACCCCTATGAGCGGGCGCCTAAGCTTGAGCGCAGCGACTTTGTGCAAAACTCCAATGATTCCTTCTGGTCTACTAACCTGAATGAACCATTGACTTACTTCTCGCCCATGTATGGCCAAGAAGCCGGTCAGTTATCACTACGTACCCGTATGGGATTAACCCTAATGCAGGATGCGGCGGGCACAGATGGCAAATTCAACCTGCAAGAGTTGGAGGCTGCGGTATTATCAAATCGCAGCTATTTGGCTGAACTGGTTTTGCCAGCGTTAATTGCCCAATGTGAGGCACAGGGCAGTACGCCTGTGGTGGTGTCTGCGAGTTTATCGAAAGATCTGACCTCAGCCTGCGCCGCCTTGAAAGCGTGGAATGGTAAGCAAGATAACGACAGTAAAGGCGGCGCCTTACTGCGTGAATTTGCCCATCTCTTTAATCAAAAGACGATGCTGACCAAAGGGTTTGATCCTGCTAATGCGGCGACAACACCGAATACACTGGCTACCGACGGCAGCGTGTTAGTGGCGCTTGCCCAAGCGGCGCTGAATTTAGAATCCGCGGGTTTTGCATTAGATGCGCCGCTGGGTGAGGTGCAATTTGTTGAGAAATCGCTCCCCGATGGCACTGCCAGCGGTGTGCGTTTACCTTGGCCGGGGACGCATAATGCCGAAGGTGGCTTTAACGTGTTTTCAACCAGCTTGTCGGGTGATGATACGCTAATTCCACAACATAAATATGCGCCACTCAAGGATGTGGTTACAGGTAAAGCGATGGGCTCTGGCATGACGGCCAAGGGTTACCAAATACGTTACGGTTCCAGTTGGATGATGGCGGTGAGCTTTACCGATGAAGGACCGGTCGCACGTGGCATACTCACTTATTCTCAGTCGAGCAATATACTCTCGCCTTCCTTTACCGATCAAAGCGATCTGTATTCCAGCAGTAAGAGTTTCCGTCCTTTACTGTTTAAGGAGGCCGATATTGCGCCAGCCGTAGTCTCAACCACTGAGTTGATGCTGCAAAAAGCTCAATAA
- a CDS encoding HAAAP family serine/threonine permease codes for MQKDAISVLETPQSTQESTTRRLPWTRQDTTWMLSLFGTAVGAGILFLPINAGMGGFWPLVLMAIIIGPMTYLAHRGLSRFVCSSSIPGSDITQVVEEHFGIGAGKAITLLYFLAIYPIVLIYGVGITNTVDSFIVNQLGMASPPRFLLSGILIFGMMAVMVAGEQFMLKVTQLLVYPLVGILAFMSVYLIPEWKMDALQVVPETGAFLGTVWLTIPVLVFAFNHSPAISQFSVSLKRDHGANAARKADVILRNTSMMLVGFVMLFVFSCVLSLSPEQLAEAKAKNLPILSYLANVHDSGFVSYFGPFIAFIAIVSSFFGHYMGATEGMKGIIVKQLRSSKKQVSEDKLNKFILVFMFATIWGVAIKNPSILGMIEALGGPVIAAILYLMPMYAVYKVPALKAYRHRISNVFVVIAGLLAMTAILFGLLS; via the coding sequence ATGCAAAAAGATGCGATCAGTGTTCTCGAAACACCTCAAAGCACTCAAGAAAGCACAACAAGACGCTTACCTTGGACGCGCCAAGATACTACTTGGATGCTAAGTTTATTTGGTACCGCTGTGGGGGCAGGTATCTTATTTCTACCCATCAATGCGGGCATGGGCGGTTTTTGGCCCTTAGTCTTGATGGCCATTATCATCGGACCTATGACCTATTTGGCTCACCGTGGTCTTTCGCGCTTCGTATGCTCATCTAGCATTCCCGGCAGTGATATTACCCAAGTAGTGGAAGAGCACTTTGGGATTGGCGCAGGTAAAGCAATTACTTTGCTTTATTTCTTAGCGATTTATCCTATCGTGTTGATCTATGGCGTTGGGATCACCAATACTGTCGATAGCTTTATCGTTAATCAATTAGGCATGGCATCACCACCGCGTTTTCTGCTTTCGGGTATCTTGATTTTCGGCATGATGGCCGTGATGGTGGCGGGTGAGCAATTTATGCTGAAGGTGACTCAGCTGCTGGTGTATCCGCTGGTGGGGATTTTGGCCTTTATGTCTGTGTATCTTATTCCTGAATGGAAAATGGATGCACTGCAGGTTGTGCCTGAAACAGGTGCTTTTTTAGGGACTGTGTGGTTAACCATTCCTGTATTGGTGTTCGCCTTTAACCATTCTCCGGCGATTTCACAATTTTCGGTTTCCTTAAAACGTGACCATGGCGCGAATGCCGCACGTAAGGCCGATGTGATCCTGCGTAATACTTCGATGATGTTAGTCGGATTTGTGATGCTGTTTGTGTTCTCCTGCGTCTTGTCGCTGTCGCCTGAACAATTGGCCGAAGCGAAGGCAAAGAACCTGCCGATTTTGTCTTATCTAGCAAACGTGCATGACAGCGGTTTTGTCAGCTATTTTGGTCCTTTCATTGCCTTTATCGCGATTGTGTCTTCCTTCTTTGGTCACTATATGGGCGCTACTGAAGGTATGAAGGGCATTATTGTTAAGCAATTACGCTCAAGCAAAAAGCAAGTCAGCGAGGATAAGCTGAACAAGTTTATCTTAGTGTTTATGTTTGCCACGATTTGGGGCGTTGCGATTAAAAACCCAAGCATTCTGGGGATGATTGAGGCGCTGGGCGGCCCGGTGATTGCGGCAATTTTGTACTTAATGCCAATGTATGCGGTGTATAAAGTACCGGCACTTAAAGCATACCGTCACCGTATCAGCAATGTGTTTGTGGTGATTGCTGGTTTACTGGCGATGACGGCGATTCTATTTGGTCTACTCAGTTAA
- a CDS encoding GNAT family N-acetyltransferase gives MLIRKAKVQDLSALVQFNQAMAQETEGLALDETTLIKGVNTLLNHPEKGFYLVAEIEGEIVGSLMVTFEWSDWRAKDYYWIQSVYIRPQNRRQGIYGRLYAEVKQLAEANGGAASFRLYVEQENTTAQQTYQALGMKQSYYLMYEEK, from the coding sequence ATGTTGATCCGTAAAGCCAAAGTGCAAGATCTAAGCGCATTAGTCCAATTTAATCAGGCGATGGCGCAAGAAACCGAAGGTCTTGCTTTAGATGAAACCACCCTTATAAAAGGCGTCAATACCTTACTCAATCATCCGGAAAAAGGCTTTTATCTCGTGGCTGAAATAGAAGGGGAAATTGTCGGTTCGCTGATGGTCACCTTCGAGTGGAGCGACTGGCGAGCCAAAGATTATTACTGGATCCAAAGCGTGTATATTCGCCCGCAAAATCGCCGTCAGGGGATTTATGGCAGACTTTATGCCGAAGTGAAACAACTGGCAGAGGCTAATGGCGGCGCTGCGAGCTTCCGCTTATATGTGGAGCAGGAAAATACTACCGCGCAGCAAACCTATCAGGCCTTAGGGATGAAGCAAAGTTACTATCTGATGTACGAAGAAAAGTAA
- a CDS encoding DUF4234 domain-containing protein has translation MGFVKSTRRFKPKFLQAHDAPKDLQINHVMHFILTLITFGLWGLVWWYLILKSQGDNQSLFSGFDDDYWSYLIECEQPPASLYRQRFAASARSAQFEA, from the coding sequence ATGGGATTCGTTAAATCAACACGTCGCTTTAAACCCAAGTTTTTACAAGCCCATGATGCTCCAAAAGATCTTCAAATTAATCATGTGATGCACTTTATTCTCACCTTAATTACCTTTGGGTTATGGGGCTTAGTTTGGTGGTATTTGATCCTAAAATCTCAGGGGGATAATCAGTCACTCTTTAGCGGTTTTGATGATGATTATTGGAGTTATCTTATCGAGTGTGAGCAGCCGCCCGCATCCTTATACCGCCAACGTTTTGCCGCCTCCGCCCGTTCGGCACAATTTGAGGCTTAA
- a CDS encoding dicarboxylate/amino acid:cation symporter, with amino-acid sequence MSKQRSSALGRIWSSWMSVPLWLQIFVGMVLGILVGVTLGEQASYLKPIGTLFVNTIKMLIVPLVFCSLIVGVTSMEDTAKMGRIGFKSFSFYLCTTAIAISLGLVVGYVIQPGAGVPLLQHEAVNTAKEVPSVMQTLIDIVPTNPVAALASGQILQVIVFAVALGIALVLIGDHGKPAIKVFESLAEAMYKLTDMVMKLAPYGVFGLMAWVAGEYGIDMLWPLIKVIIAVYIGCIIHVLGFYSIVLRLFAKLNPLHFFKGISNAMAVAFTTSSSAGTLPASMKCASEYLGVNKKISSFVLPLGTTINMDGTALYQGVTALFVAQAFGIDLTWVDYLTIILTATLASIGTAGVPGAGLVMLTLVLSTVGLPLEGVALIAGIDRILDMARTVVNVSGDLVATTVIAKSENELDVEHYNADMVQSAVIAEQNAANESAATQR; translated from the coding sequence ATGTCAAAACAAAGGTCATCAGCCTTAGGCCGGATCTGGTCTTCCTGGATGTCAGTGCCCCTGTGGCTGCAAATTTTCGTTGGTATGGTGCTTGGGATTCTGGTGGGGGTCACTTTAGGCGAGCAGGCTTCTTACCTAAAACCTATCGGCACGCTGTTTGTGAATACCATCAAGATGCTGATTGTACCTTTAGTATTTTGTTCTTTAATTGTCGGTGTCACCTCTATGGAAGACACGGCCAAAATGGGGCGGATTGGTTTTAAATCCTTTTCGTTTTATCTCTGTACAACTGCGATTGCGATAAGCCTAGGCTTAGTGGTGGGCTATGTGATTCAGCCAGGTGCTGGCGTACCGTTACTACAGCATGAGGCGGTAAATACCGCCAAAGAAGTGCCCTCGGTGATGCAAACGCTGATCGATATAGTGCCAACAAACCCTGTTGCAGCATTGGCCAGTGGTCAAATCCTGCAAGTGATTGTCTTTGCTGTGGCACTCGGGATTGCATTGGTATTGATTGGCGACCATGGCAAACCTGCGATTAAAGTATTTGAGAGTCTTGCTGAGGCCATGTACAAGCTGACCGATATGGTGATGAAGCTTGCGCCCTATGGTGTGTTTGGCTTGATGGCATGGGTGGCGGGTGAATACGGTATTGATATGCTGTGGCCGCTGATCAAAGTCATTATCGCCGTTTATATTGGCTGTATTATCCATGTGTTAGGTTTCTACAGCATAGTATTGCGCTTGTTTGCCAAGCTTAATCCCTTGCACTTTTTCAAGGGGATCAGCAATGCGATGGCGGTGGCGTTTACCACTTCGAGTTCAGCAGGCACTTTACCCGCAAGTATGAAGTGTGCGAGTGAATACCTCGGGGTGAACAAGAAGATTTCTAGCTTTGTCTTGCCCTTAGGCACGACCATCAATATGGATGGCACCGCCTTATACCAAGGCGTAACCGCACTGTTTGTGGCGCAGGCCTTTGGTATCGATTTAACTTGGGTCGATTATTTAACCATTATTTTAACGGCAACCTTAGCTTCAATCGGTACAGCGGGCGTACCAGGTGCGGGGTTAGTCATGTTGACCTTAGTACTCTCGACTGTGGGCTTGCCCTTGGAAGGTGTGGCCTTGATTGCTGGTATTGACCGTATTTTGGATATGGCACGTACCGTAGTGAACGTTTCTGGCGACTTAGTCGCGACGACCGTGATTGCCAAATCGGAAAATGAACTTGATGTTGAGCACTATAATGCCGATATGGTGCAAAGTGCTGTGATTGCAGAGCAAAATGCCGCAAATGAAAGCGCTGCGACTCAGCGTTAG
- a CDS encoding META domain-containing protein, whose product MLKQTFLLSALLFGLSACQSTDVAKQDTVPLQGSWHIEAVQGQPTVDYSPAQITFDAEGKISGNNSCNNFFGQYSQQGQELKIIPGGSTMKACVDALMQQEHKVMQALPLVAKAKLVEGRLTLLSSDDKAVFVLSQLK is encoded by the coding sequence ATGTTAAAACAAACATTTCTATTAAGCGCATTACTTTTTGGCTTAAGTGCATGTCAGAGCACAGACGTCGCCAAGCAGGACACAGTCCCATTACAGGGAAGCTGGCATATTGAAGCAGTCCAAGGTCAACCAACTGTGGATTACAGCCCAGCTCAAATCACCTTTGATGCCGAAGGTAAGATTTCAGGCAATAACAGCTGTAATAACTTTTTTGGTCAATACAGCCAGCAAGGGCAGGAGTTAAAAATCATCCCTGGCGGCAGCACCATGAAAGCCTGTGTCGATGCGCTAATGCAGCAAGAACACAAAGTGATGCAAGCCCTACCACTGGTCGCTAAGGCCAAATTAGTAGAAGGCCGCCTGACATTACTCAGCAGCGACGATAAAGCTGTTTTCGTGTTAAGCCAGCTAAAATAA
- a CDS encoding GGDEF domain-containing protein gives MLPDAINPQMSVLDNDLLQVNLGRWMQQCELIKSYYNASHVFVLQMTHSGFEVIVSSVSETPLFTSGTLFQRNFPLFQTLENSNLEGDYLNLSRFMLDELPRDFDGIQYILSRPIAWPDGCQFGSLCVLNPHMADPLSNSAMLEPFQILLQQELSLLCQNHRIESLSMRDQETGMLNHYGFMMMAPRQLNLGRRFGAHAGIIFFKLTESTENTLEEKHHRLLGNLIQDTIRTADVAAHLSATQFVVLAFIDGERDILHIVKRVEKQLEQQNPHLKLDTGYSFFAPESTAKLAPMMEDARGKLTSMSPKNTQTNGNQTQIINAALYDNPSVDSAEL, from the coding sequence ATGCTACCAGATGCTATTAATCCCCAAATGAGTGTGCTGGACAACGATCTGCTTCAGGTCAATTTAGGCCGATGGATGCAACAATGCGAATTAATTAAAAGTTACTACAACGCTAGCCACGTATTTGTATTGCAGATGACTCATTCTGGTTTTGAAGTCATTGTCAGCTCAGTCAGCGAAACGCCTCTTTTTACCTCGGGCACGCTTTTTCAACGTAATTTTCCACTCTTTCAAACATTAGAGAATAGTAACCTCGAAGGAGACTACCTCAATTTAAGCCGTTTTATGCTCGATGAACTGCCTAGGGATTTTGACGGTATTCAATACATTCTTTCCCGCCCTATCGCTTGGCCTGACGGCTGTCAGTTTGGTTCGTTATGTGTATTAAATCCCCATATGGCCGATCCTTTAAGCAACAGCGCCATGCTTGAGCCTTTCCAAATTTTGCTGCAACAGGAATTATCCCTGCTTTGCCAAAATCATCGTATCGAGTCACTATCGATGCGCGATCAAGAGACAGGTATGCTCAACCATTACGGCTTTATGATGATGGCGCCAAGGCAGCTCAATCTGGGGCGACGCTTTGGCGCCCATGCGGGAATTATTTTCTTTAAATTAACCGAATCGACCGAAAACACCTTAGAGGAGAAACACCACAGGCTGCTCGGTAATCTGATCCAAGATACGATTCGTACTGCAGATGTGGCCGCTCACTTGAGTGCGACCCAATTTGTGGTGTTAGCCTTTATCGACGGTGAGCGCGATATATTGCATATTGTAAAGCGAGTAGAAAAACAATTAGAGCAACAAAACCCTCATCTTAAGCTCGACACTGGCTATAGTTTTTTTGCCCCTGAATCGACAGCCAAACTCGCCCCCATGATGGAAGATGCCCGTGGAAAATTAACATCTATGTCGCCAAAAAACACCCAGACCAACGGCAATCAGACGCAAATCATCAATGCAGCGCTTTATGATAATCCCTCAGTTGACTCCGCCGAGCTTTAA
- a CDS encoding GNAT family N-acetyltransferase has product MQTRLATKQDIDTLATLERQHLNDELISGGFHLEGQAFTRTELTQLVEKHWIVVAEVNGRIIGYVIAGRWSFFETWPIYRNMLQRLNRMNGDGPQLTTQNSCQYGPIWIDNAHRGQGVFEALIAGIYREVAPSFDYMVTFIADENERSLAAHTRKANMHVADFFTFSDRDYYLLRVEIRS; this is encoded by the coding sequence ATGCAAACGCGATTAGCCACCAAACAAGATATTGATACATTGGCCACGTTAGAGCGCCAGCATCTTAATGACGAGTTAATATCTGGTGGTTTTCATTTAGAGGGGCAGGCATTTACTCGAACGGAATTGACCCAGTTAGTTGAAAAACATTGGATTGTGGTTGCTGAAGTTAACGGGCGCATTATAGGTTACGTGATTGCGGGACGTTGGTCGTTTTTTGAAACTTGGCCAATTTATCGCAATATGTTGCAACGATTGAATCGAATGAATGGCGATGGCCCTCAACTGACAACACAAAATAGCTGCCAATACGGTCCAATCTGGATTGATAACGCTCACCGTGGTCAAGGGGTTTTTGAGGCACTTATCGCTGGGATTTATCGAGAAGTTGCACCTAGCTTTGATTATATGGTGACCTTTATCGCCGATGAAAACGAGCGGTCTTTGGCTGCTCATACCCGCAAAGCTAATATGCACGTTGCAGATTTTTTTACTTTTTCTGATAGGGATTATTACCTATTGCGTGTTGAAATTCGCTCCTAG
- a CDS encoding sensor domain-containing diguanylate cyclase, with protein MANDDWSDGSYFVEHAKLLAALLDSLEDQISVIDRNGVIQFTNLSWNRFAEQNGMPKGHNWIGTNYINVCASSDEPLALTAMEGIRRVIQHDQERFYMEYPCHSPDICRYFMMRVVAVKGLVPEFYAISHVNITERKLLELEIADLSEHDPLTGLANRRLFTRFLHNEWRRSQREQTPLSLIMLDLDNFKTCNDHLGHQVGDDSLQMVGRILKSFCQRPADLPCRFGGDEFVLILGNTDRENAQHIAGEICRAIKTLDFVIQDDIRLSASIGVATLYANLGESETQLLTAADAALYVAKRSGKNCFHGVHSEPSFTE; from the coding sequence ATGGCAAATGATGATTGGAGTGATGGCTCGTACTTTGTAGAGCATGCAAAACTACTCGCTGCCCTATTAGATTCATTGGAGGACCAAATTTCAGTCATTGACCGGAATGGTGTCATTCAATTTACCAATCTTTCATGGAATCGGTTTGCTGAACAAAATGGCATGCCGAAGGGCCACAACTGGATAGGGACTAATTATATCAATGTTTGTGCAAGCTCTGATGAGCCGCTTGCCCTGACGGCAATGGAGGGCATTCGTCGTGTCATTCAACATGACCAAGAGCGGTTTTATATGGAATATCCCTGCCACAGTCCTGATATCTGTCGATATTTTATGATGCGAGTTGTCGCGGTTAAGGGGCTCGTGCCTGAGTTTTATGCCATTTCCCATGTCAATATTACTGAGCGTAAGTTGCTAGAGTTAGAAATCGCAGATCTTTCGGAGCATGATCCATTAACTGGATTAGCCAATCGCCGCTTATTTACCCGTTTTTTGCACAATGAGTGGCGTCGAAGTCAGCGAGAACAAACGCCGCTTTCCCTCATCATGCTGGATTTGGATAACTTCAAAACCTGTAATGATCATCTTGGTCATCAGGTGGGGGACGATTCACTGCAGATGGTGGGACGAATATTGAAGTCTTTTTGTCAGCGTCCTGCAGATTTGCCTTGTCGGTTTGGAGGAGATGAGTTTGTGTTAATCCTAGGGAATACTGATAGAGAAAATGCACAGCATATTGCAGGAGAGATTTGTCGGGCGATTAAAACGTTGGATTTTGTTATTCAGGATGATATTCGATTGAGTGCGAGTATTGGTGTCGCAACGCTCTATGCCAATCTTGGCGAGTCAGAAACTCAGTTGCTTACTGCCGCTGATGCCGCATTATATGTCGCTAAACGATCGGGTAAAAATTGTTTCCATGGAGTGCATAGTGAGCCTAGTTTTACGGAGTAA